Proteins encoded together in one uncultured Desulfosarcina sp. window:
- a CDS encoding TetR/AcrR family transcriptional regulator, whose product MSVKGELTRKNIIEKSLQLFSVKGYFNTSISDILQATGLTKGGLYCHFKSKEDVWQAVYDDAVQIWKAAVFNNLNSAGDPLERIERTIGNVLLDYLGGEVFDGGCFFVNMLVEMTGQSDRMGRHILKGFVGFSKLFQSWLAEAERSDILKPGLDHREISDFIVITLNGAATLYMSSRDKAVLEQTNDQLRFYIQQLRK is encoded by the coding sequence ATGTCGGTCAAAGGCGAATTGACGCGCAAAAATATCATCGAAAAATCTCTCCAGCTTTTTTCCGTCAAGGGATATTTCAACACCTCCATCAGCGATATCCTCCAGGCGACAGGGTTGACCAAGGGGGGGCTGTACTGCCATTTCAAAAGCAAAGAGGATGTCTGGCAGGCGGTATACGACGATGCGGTGCAGATCTGGAAAGCGGCGGTATTCAACAACCTGAATTCCGCCGGTGATCCGCTCGAACGCATCGAACGCACCATCGGGAACGTACTGCTGGACTATCTGGGCGGGGAAGTGTTTGACGGCGGATGCTTTTTTGTCAACATGCTGGTGGAGATGACGGGGCAGTCGGACCGCATGGGCCGCCACATTCTCAAGGGTTTTGTCGGTTTCTCGAAGCTGTTCCAGTCCTGGCTGGCGGAAGCGGAGCGCAGCGACATTCTCAAACCGGGTCTGGACCATCGGGAGATTTCCGATTTTATCGTCATCACCTTGAACGGCGCCGCAACCTTGTACATGTCCAGCCGTGACAAGGCCGTCCTCGAGCAGACCAACGACCAACTGCGATTTTATATTCAACAACTGAGAAAATGA
- a CDS encoding cobalamin-dependent protein (Presence of a B(12) (cobalamin)-binding domain implies dependence on cobalamin itself, in one of its several forms, or in some unusual lineages, dependence on a cobalamin-like analog.): MNDGYKIFHDAVGETADGWLKNGLPSRQVLEESAARLLHLRQELKIPGLWEHPPCMVTATLDDGLGQGLGIIEKFAAAIGIRLISLGLLQPAAAIVDACRDEKPDFLGMTILQFDTEEELTAIAGQLPKKTRIVAGGPAFTGDPDFADRTGTHYAARNVAAFLRFMLDDAASRP, encoded by the coding sequence ATGAATGATGGATATAAAATATTTCACGATGCCGTTGGCGAAACGGCCGATGGCTGGCTGAAAAACGGGCTCCCATCACGTCAGGTCCTGGAAGAATCCGCCGCCCGGCTGTTGCATCTCAGACAAGAATTGAAAATTCCGGGGCTCTGGGAGCATCCTCCCTGCATGGTTACCGCGACCCTGGACGACGGATTGGGACAGGGGTTGGGGATCATCGAAAAATTTGCCGCCGCCATCGGCATACGGTTGATCTCCCTGGGACTGCTGCAACCGGCGGCGGCCATTGTCGACGCCTGCCGGGACGAAAAACCCGATTTTCTGGGAATGACCATCCTCCAGTTCGATACCGAAGAGGAGCTGACGGCTATCGCCGGACAATTGCCGAAAAAAACCCGCATCGTTGCCGGCGGGCCGGCCTTTACAGGAGATCCCGACTTTGCCGACCGTACCGGCACCCATTATGCGGCCAGAAATGTGGCGGCATTTCTGCGGTTCATGCTGGACGACGCGGCAAGCAGACCCT